ataagaaaaaaatatgaataccATATCATAATAAATCTATATCTTAGTTAATATTGAAATAGTTAACAAATAACGAAATAtaattaacataaacaaaaatccacaaattaaagaaaaagctttACCAATAGAATGACGTTGAAGCAATGGTGTTGTTTTCAAAGAGtttttatgagaaaatatGAGACTATCTATTTGTTTAGATATGAGtgttttgaattgtttttcttctaagattaataattgattgtaaaatttctataattaatGTACTTCATATCAAAAGATTGtatattctttttggttttaaattagTCACTTCAAGTTAGAATTAGTAAATGacttttaatttctattttttatttaataagatacatatagttttgtgataattcatatttatattttaaaaatttcttagTTTCCTTATACTTATTTCTAAAGCTATAATTTCTTacaattatctttttatagtcttaaaattaaaaaaataaaatttattttacacGTGTCAAAATCTAAGATCGATAAAATTGGCATGTGCCACAATCCTATTAGTtactaattttgaaaaccatactttatataataagattagaCGCTTCTTTTACAACAAAATCATCCCATATGTTAACATCTTCGATATGGTTATGAGATCTTGGAAGCAAGAAGCCAAAAAGCCTATTGTTTATTATCAGTAATTCATATACAACTTAGATAGAAAAAGATGAACTGAATCACTTGATGAGAATGCATCTCGTTGGTGCTCCTTCCGCTCCAACCAATCTTAACGGTAAGCAATGAAGCGTGTACATTCCTACCTCCACGTCATCCAGCTTCAGCGCTTCGACAGGGATTATATCCTGAAGTCATATTTAAGAAGTATTTCATATACATTCATGCCTCGTCTCATTTTAAGCCTACTTAAGTAACCAACTATATTTCTCACTTTATTAGTTAAATAGCTATGTTCAATCATATTCTATTGGTTTACATCCAAACATCAAATAGATGGTTTCCTTTAGAATTGGCAATGCAACGAcaattttcaagaaaacaaaagcaatgtTTTAGATAGTTGATAATCTTATAGTGATAGATATACTCACCCGTCGTTCAAGTATAAACCTATGCGTCGCAGGTGCTTCATCATAAGCAGCAAATGAAAGATAATCAAGCCCTAGATGAAATGTAATACAAGttaataaatacaacataataaaaattaaaagctaactaaaccaaataattCCATCTCTTACCAACAAGTTTGATGTCTGTATTTTCAACCAACCATTTCGCCCCATCGACCATAAACCCGACAAAGCTTGAATCAAATTCTTTCTTAAACATAAGCCTCCTGATATCGATTGTAGAGTAAGTTTTGGCTCTTTTATAAATTCTTAGTAGCAAGTTCACAGTAAAATTTTGGTAACACTATCTTTAATTTGTGCAACTTACCTATCAGTGTTCAATGTTTTAAAGAGAACACGACGGATCCCTCTTGGAATATGTAGTGATTTCATAACCTCAGCTAATGATACAACAACCAAATCATTACACaaaaattttgtaacaaaCATTTAATgaagattttgtaaaaatttcaaTGTTAGAAAACTCTCAACAAACCTGAAATGTTCTTATCTCTTGGAACATCAACCAATAAAGCAGGAcctataaattaaattcacAGAAACCAATTTCAAAAACGATCACTAgctacttaaaaaaaaaaaaaaaagagttccaAAAATGTTTACCA
This sequence is a window from Arabidopsis thaliana chromosome 1 sequence. Protein-coding genes within it:
- a CDS encoding Cyclase family protein (Cyclase family protein; FUNCTIONS IN: molecular_function unknown; INVOLVED IN: biological_process unknown; LOCATED IN: endomembrane system; CONTAINS InterPro DOMAIN/s: Putative cyclase (InterPro:IPR007325); BEST Arabidopsis thaliana protein match is: Cyclase family protein (TAIR:AT4G34180.1); Has 1444 Blast hits to 1444 proteins in 543 species: Archae - 85; Bacteria - 1182; Metazoa - 21; Fungi - 4; Plants - 86; Viruses - 0; Other Eukaryotes - 66 (source: NCBI BLink).), with the protein product MYHLLIIITTLSFSSINITFAVDEAFPSIPTTFSVATKQHYDVKPIHHEVYDGERKIYDISHQYTPELPVWESSEGLGNFLRLAVSMKNGSDANISKMELSVHSGTHVDAPGHFHDHYYESGFDTDSLDLQILNGPALLVDVPRDKNISAEVMKSLHIPRGIRRVLFKTLNTDRRLMFKKEFDSSFVGFMVDGAKWLVENTDIKLVGLDYLSFAAYDEAPATHRFILERRDIIPVEALKLDDVEVGMYTLHCLPLRLVGAEGAPTRCILIK